One segment of Chelonia mydas isolate rCheMyd1 chromosome 13, rCheMyd1.pri.v2, whole genome shotgun sequence DNA contains the following:
- the LOC102938128 gene encoding cathepsin G → MLLLLLPVTFLLPPGAQAGEIIGGREARPHSRPYMAFVETKMGPESTMYCGGFLVREDFVLTAAHCDEEGSGDASAVVILGAHDLNQKERAQQRIQVRRKIPHEDFDGTTLENDIMLLQVVSPTTRSRALQ, encoded by the exons atgctgctgctgctgctccctgtgacctttctcctgccccccggGGCTCAGGCTG GGGAGATCATCGGGGGACGGGAAGCCCGGCCCCACTCCAGACCCTACATGGCCTTCGTGGAGACAAAGATGGGGCCAGAGAGCACCATGTACTGTGGGGGGTTCCTGGTGCGAGAGGATTTTGTCCTGACCGCTGCACACTGTGATGAAGAAGG CTCTGGGGATGCGTCCGCTGTCGTCATCCTGGGAGCCCACGACCTCAACCAGAAGGAAAGGGCCCAGCAACGGATCCAGGTACGACGCAAGATTCCCCATGAGGACTTCGATGGGACAACCTTGGAAAATGACATCATGCTGCTCCAGGTAGTGTCCCCTACCACAAGGTCCCGTGCGCTCCAGTAA